One Deinococcus sp. LM3 genomic region harbors:
- the acnA gene encoding aconitate hydratase AcnA, with translation MAMNLFGARDTLTTQSGQKLYYYNLNKLQEQGHDISRLPVSIKVLLESVLREANDYDVRREDVATVAGWKPVNEEVEIPFKPARVILQDFTGVPAVVDLAAMRSAMVKLGGDPSKINPLIPVDLVIDHSVQVDEFGTDFALANNMALEFERNRERYEFLRWGQQAFDNFGVVPPASGIVHQVNLEYLAKGVQSRPEDDGVVVYPDSLVGTDSHTTMINGLGIVGWGVGGIEAEAVMLGQPIYMLMPEVIGFKITGAMPEGATATDLALRVTEMLRAKGVVGKFVEFYGAGLSNMTLPDRATIANMAPEYGATMGFFPVDDEALRYLRRTGRLETEIELVEAYYKAQGMYRTDDTVDPVFTDTIELDLGTIVPSLAGPKRPQDRVDLTGMHTVFNEALTAPVKARGFELPADKLDAQGTITGTDIKIGHGAVTLASITSCTNTSNPSVLIAAGLVAKKAVELGLDSKPWVKTSLAPGSRVVTEYLEAAGLQTYLDQIGFNTVGYGCMTCIGNSGPLPEPTVDAINEGDLVVASVLSGNRNFEGRVNPHIKANYLASPPLVVAYALAGTVVNDIVNDPIGTSKDGQPVYLRDIWPTAAEIQTVMDSAINADMFRKVYDGIEKSNQDWNAIPVAEGALYDWKEDSTYIQNPPFFDNLAGGPSDIVSIEGARALVKVGDSVTTDHISPAGSFKSDTPAGKFLTERGILPKDFNSYGSRRGNDRIMTRGTFANIRLKNQLAPGTEGGFTTDYTTGQVSSIYDASVNYKASNIPLVIFAGKDYGMGSSRDWAAKGTFLLGVKAVIAESFERIHRSNLVGMGVLPLQYKNGESADTLGITGEETFDVILPGDLKPRQDVNVKITAKDGSTRTITVQCRIDTPVEIDYYKNGGILQTVLRGILAKSNEVKA, from the coding sequence ATGGCGATGAACCTGTTCGGCGCGCGCGACACGCTCACCACGCAAAGCGGCCAGAAACTCTACTACTACAACCTCAACAAACTCCAGGAGCAGGGCCATGACATCAGCCGCCTGCCGGTCAGCATCAAGGTGCTGCTCGAAAGCGTGCTGCGCGAGGCGAACGACTACGACGTGCGCCGCGAGGACGTCGCCACCGTCGCCGGGTGGAAACCCGTCAACGAGGAAGTCGAGATTCCCTTCAAGCCCGCCCGCGTGATCCTCCAGGACTTCACCGGCGTGCCCGCCGTCGTCGACCTCGCCGCCATGCGCTCCGCCATGGTCAAACTCGGCGGCGACCCCAGCAAGATCAACCCGCTGATCCCCGTGGACCTCGTCATCGACCACTCCGTGCAGGTCGACGAGTTCGGCACCGACTTCGCGCTCGCCAACAACATGGCCCTCGAATTCGAACGCAACCGCGAACGCTACGAGTTCCTGCGCTGGGGCCAGCAGGCCTTCGACAACTTCGGCGTCGTGCCCCCCGCCTCGGGGATCGTGCACCAGGTCAACTTGGAGTACCTCGCCAAGGGCGTCCAGAGCCGCCCCGAGGACGACGGCGTCGTCGTGTACCCCGACAGCCTCGTCGGCACCGATTCTCATACCACCATGATCAACGGCCTGGGCATCGTCGGCTGGGGCGTCGGCGGCATCGAGGCCGAGGCCGTCATGCTCGGCCAGCCCATCTACATGCTGATGCCCGAAGTCATCGGCTTCAAGATCACGGGCGCCATGCCCGAAGGTGCGACCGCCACCGACCTCGCGCTGCGCGTCACCGAGATGCTGCGCGCCAAAGGTGTGGTCGGCAAGTTCGTCGAGTTCTACGGCGCGGGCCTGAGCAACATGACCCTCCCCGACCGCGCCACCATCGCCAACATGGCCCCCGAGTACGGCGCCACCATGGGCTTCTTCCCCGTCGACGACGAGGCGCTGCGCTACCTGCGCCGCACCGGCCGCCTCGAAACCGAGATCGAACTGGTCGAGGCGTACTACAAGGCCCAGGGCATGTACCGCACCGACGACACCGTCGATCCCGTCTTCACCGACACCATCGAACTCGACCTGGGCACCATCGTCCCCAGCCTCGCTGGCCCCAAACGCCCCCAGGACCGCGTGGACCTGACCGGCATGCACACCGTGTTCAACGAGGCCCTCACCGCGCCCGTCAAGGCCCGCGGCTTCGAACTGCCCGCCGATAAACTGGACGCGCAGGGCACCATCACCGGCACCGACATCAAGATCGGGCACGGCGCCGTGACGCTCGCCAGCATCACCAGCTGCACCAACACCAGCAACCCCAGCGTCCTGATCGCCGCCGGCCTCGTCGCCAAGAAAGCCGTCGAGCTGGGCCTGGACAGCAAACCCTGGGTCAAGACCAGCCTCGCCCCCGGCAGCCGCGTGGTCACCGAGTACCTCGAGGCTGCCGGCCTCCAGACGTACCTCGACCAGATCGGCTTCAACACCGTCGGTTACGGCTGCATGACCTGCATCGGCAACAGCGGCCCGCTGCCCGAACCCACCGTGGACGCCATCAACGAAGGTGACCTCGTCGTCGCCAGCGTGCTGAGCGGCAACCGCAACTTCGAAGGCCGCGTCAACCCGCACATCAAGGCCAACTACCTCGCCAGCCCGCCCCTGGTCGTCGCGTACGCCCTGGCCGGCACGGTCGTCAACGACATCGTCAACGACCCCATCGGCACCAGCAAGGACGGCCAGCCCGTTTACCTGCGCGACATCTGGCCCACCGCCGCTGAAATCCAGACCGTCATGGACAGCGCCATCAACGCCGACATGTTCCGCAAGGTCTACGACGGCATCGAGAAGAGCAACCAGGACTGGAACGCCATCCCCGTCGCCGAGGGCGCCCTGTACGACTGGAAGGAAGACAGCACCTACATCCAGAACCCCCCCTTCTTCGACAACCTCGCCGGCGGCCCCAGCGACATCGTGTCCATCGAAGGCGCCCGCGCCCTCGTGAAAGTCGGCGACTCCGTCACCACCGACCACATCAGCCCCGCCGGCAGCTTCAAGAGCGACACCCCCGCCGGGAAGTTCCTCACCGAACGCGGCATCCTGCCCAAAGACTTCAACAGCTACGGCAGCCGCCGCGGCAACGACCGCATCATGACGCGCGGCACGTTCGCCAACATCCGCCTCAAGAACCAGCTCGCCCCCGGCACCGAAGGCGGCTTCACCACCGACTACACCACCGGACAGGTCAGCTCCATCTACGACGCCAGCGTCAACTACAAGGCCAGCAACATCCCCCTCGTCATCTTCGCCGGTAAGGACTACGGCATGGGCAGCAGCCGCGACTGGGCCGCCAAAGGCACCTTCCTGCTCGGCGTGAAAGCCGTCATCGCCGAAAGCTTCGAGCGCATCCACCGCAGCAACCTGGTCGGCATGGGCGTCCTGCCCCTCCAGTACAAGAACGGCGAAAGCGCCGACACCCTGGGCATCACCGGCGAAGAAACCTTCGACGTCATCCTCCCCGGCGACCTCAAACCCCGCCAGGACGTCAACGTGAAGATCACCGCCAAGGACGGCAGCACCCGCACCATCACCGTCCAGTGCCGCATCGACACCCCCGTCGAAATCGACTACTACAAGAACGGCGGCATCCTCCAGACCGTGCTCCGCGGCATCCTCGCCAAGAGCAACGAAGTCAAAGCCTAA
- a CDS encoding Uma2 family endonuclease — translation MTSSPLKKLSEAEYLSSEPSSSHRREYVDGFVYTLPADAPTAQAGATSRHGTVATNLVAALHAPARRLGCRVYASDMRVRIPTHGTRYYYPDLLITCEDMPDDARYTNAPCLIVEILSDSTQDIDRREKLWAYQQLPSLQGYLLVDTGTRAARLYTRTGNSWSEDYVEGAGALTLPCVNISVALDEMYDGTAL, via the coding sequence ATGACCAGTTCGCCCCTGAAGAAACTCAGCGAGGCCGAATACCTGAGCAGCGAACCGAGCAGCTCCCACCGCCGCGAGTACGTGGACGGCTTCGTGTACACCCTTCCCGCCGACGCCCCCACCGCGCAGGCCGGAGCGACCAGCCGACACGGCACGGTCGCCACGAACCTCGTCGCCGCCCTGCACGCCCCCGCGCGGCGCCTGGGGTGCCGCGTGTACGCCAGCGACATGCGCGTCCGCATCCCCACCCACGGCACCCGCTACTACTACCCGGATCTCCTGATCACCTGCGAGGACATGCCGGACGACGCCCGCTACACGAACGCCCCGTGCCTGATCGTCGAGATTCTCAGCGACAGCACCCAGGACATCGACCGCCGCGAGAAACTCTGGGCGTACCAGCAACTCCCCAGCCTCCAGGGGTACCTGTTGGTGGATACCGGCACCCGCGCCGCCCGCCTCTACACCCGCACCGGCAACAGCTGGAGCGAAGACTACGTGGAAGGAGCGGGGGCGCTGACGCTGCCGTGCGTGAACATCAGCGTTGCACTGGACGAGATGTACGACGGGACGGCCCTGTAA